The genomic window GCAATGGGCTGCGTAACAAGGGGCTGATTCTGATTCAGAAAACAGCAGATTAGCCATTTGATCTGGCTTGACTGTTTCCCCATCTTCTACCAGCAACTCCCAAGCCACTTCCAAGCTAGAGGGGTCTAAATAAGGCTTGACCTCTTCTAAAAAGGCGGGAATTTCCGATGACTTGTAAGTTTTACCGTTAACTGTATATGTAATTTGTCTAGGCGCGAGGCTGTGGGATTGACCGCGTTCATCTACCACAAACCAACGGGTCTTTCCGTCTGGACGGTCTATCACGCCCAAACGGCGATCGCCTTGAACCCTAAATTCAACTAGCGTCCCCTTCTCCACAACTCTCGCTATTATTATTATTGGTTAACAAATAAATTTCCGATTTTGGCATTGAATAATTGCTACTAAACCCAAAATCTCATGATTTTAACTGTAGAACAAGATTTTATCACTGACTGAGATTTTAGATAGTGGACTCCGACAATCTCAAGCTACATATCACCATTTATCCAAAGAATAAGGTTTAAAACCCCACACCTTGTAGGTGACTGAATTAATTGCGAATTGCGAATTGCGAATTGCGAATTGCGAATTGCGAATTGATTTTATGTAGCTTTTCCCGCTCATCCAAAATCTAAAATTCTCGCCACTGACAAGTGTTTAGGCTTCCGCATTAATAAATGGCAATAAAGCCACAATCCGCGCCCGTTTAATCGCTAATGTCAATTGTCGCTGTTGTTGACAAGTCAATCCTGTGATTCGACGTGGCAATATCTTACCGCGCTCAGTTACAAACTTCCGCAATAAATCAACATCTTTGTAATCAATTGGTTCTCCAGGCTTAATTGGAGACAAACGCCGACGATAATAACTCATCTTTACTTGATTTCCTTGTGAACGGTATGTTTATTGCAGTGGGT from Nostoc sp. UHCC 0870 includes these protein-coding regions:
- the rpsR gene encoding 30S ribosomal protein S18; protein product: MSYYRRRLSPIKPGEPIDYKDVDLLRKFVTERGKILPRRITGLTCQQQRQLTLAIKRARIVALLPFINAEA